The Arthrobacter oryzae DNA window CCGCAAGCTGATCGCCTGCGGGCTGCGGATACCTGCCCGCGAGCGCGGCAAGGCCCTCAAACTGCCGCTGCTGAACCGGTGGAACGCCGTCCTGCCCGGCCATGACGCCCTCTTCCTTGACCTCCTGGACCGCTGGGGCGAGGAACACCGGAAATACCACGGCCGCACCCACCTGCTGTCCGTCCTCGAAGCGCTGGACCTGCTCACCGAGCCGGCAGATCCGCCCCGCACCGTGGTCCTCGCGGCCTGGTTCCACGACGCCGTGTACCGCGGCATTGCCGGACAGGACGAGGAGGAATCGGCAAGGCTGGCGGAGGACAGGCTCCTGCACGCCGGGCTGTCCGAGGACGACGCGTATGAGGTGGGGCGGCTGGTCCGGCTCACTGCCGACCACCGCCCGGAGGCCGGGGACGACGACGGCGCCCTCCTCTGCGACGCGGACCTGTCGGTTCTCGGCGGCGATCCGAAGGCCTATGGCCGTTATCTCAGCGCCGTCCGGGAAGACTTCGCGCACATCGGCGACGCCGACTTCGCGGCCGGACGCGCCGCCGTCGTCCGTCACCTCCTGGAACTGGACCCGCTGTTCAACACGCCCCGCGGCCGTGAGCTGTGGCTGGATTCAGCCCGGCGCAACCTGGCGGGCGAACTCGCGTGAGCGAGGTTCAGGCCGCGCACCGGCAGCTGCCGTTTACGGTCCGCTTCGATTGGGGGCACGACGGCGCCATGGCCGTTGCGCCCGGGGCCGAACTCGCCGTGGTGGTGGACGTCCTGTGTTTCACCACGTGCGTGAGCGTCGCCGTGGATCGCGGCGCCGACGTATTTCCGTACGCGTGGAAGGACGGCGGGGCAGCCGGCTTCGCCGCCGGGAAGGACGCCGTGCTCGCCGGCCGGCGCGGCGGCAACGGCGTGAGCCTCTCCCCCGCCAGCCTGCGCTCGGCACCGTCGCTGGAACGGCTGGTCCTGCCCTCGCCCAACGGGTCGGCGCTGGCCCATGCCCTTTCAGGAACGGTGCCGCGTGTCGCCGCGGTGTGCCTCCGCAATGCCCGGGCAACGGCCGAATGGGCCGCCCGGAACCTTCCGCCTGCCGCGGTAATCGCCGTCATCGCCGCGGGCGAAAAATGGCCCGACGGCGGACTCCGGCCCGCGCTTGAGGACCAGCTGGGGGCGGGGGCTTTCCTGGCCGCGCTTCCTGAGCACCGCACGGCCGGTTTCTCCCCCGAGGCACGG harbors:
- a CDS encoding DUF4031 domain-containing protein; the protein is MAVYLDPPLWPAHGTHFSHLISDTSLDELHRFAEAAGIPERAFDGDHYDVSEARYGALVEAGAIPVEARVLVRKLIACGLRIPARERGKALKLPLLNRWNAVLPGHDALFLDLLDRWGEEHRKYHGRTHLLSVLEALDLLTEPADPPRTVVLAAWFHDAVYRGIAGQDEEESARLAEDRLLHAGLSEDDAYEVGRLVRLTADHRPEAGDDDGALLCDADLSVLGGDPKAYGRYLSAVREDFAHIGDADFAAGRAAVVRHLLELDPLFNTPRGRELWLDSARRNLAGELA
- a CDS encoding 2-phosphosulfolactate phosphatase; its protein translation is MSEVQAAHRQLPFTVRFDWGHDGAMAVAPGAELAVVVDVLCFTTCVSVAVDRGADVFPYAWKDGGAAGFAAGKDAVLAGRRGGNGVSLSPASLRSAPSLERLVLPSPNGSALAHALSGTVPRVAAVCLRNARATAEWAARNLPPAAVIAVIAAGEKWPDGGLRPALEDQLGAGAFLAALPEHRTAGFSPEARWAMDAFTAAEPRLGDMLLECSSGRELVFGGYQEDVEIAGELNGSAAVALLDDGAFRRA